In Carya illinoinensis cultivar Pawnee chromosome 9, C.illinoinensisPawnee_v1, whole genome shotgun sequence, the following are encoded in one genomic region:
- the LOC122277188 gene encoding cysteine-rich receptor-like protein kinase 10 isoform X1, with protein sequence MASFKFSSCLVCLISIVMTLLSLTIEAAPTYASHHCQNTTFFTPNSNYQANLDFLLSALSSNSTLPEGFYRMNSGKNPPDAIIGRFLCRGDLTPDLCQNCISTAMEDVRKRCPFDKVTLIWYDECTLQYSNDSLLDNMVPFDNIASSNQSVVEQGRFDSLLSSTMKSLAARAANSQSDKKFATEEVKFTSSQTLYALAQCAPELSVESCMTCLESAIGSIPQCCAGVQGGKVMLPSSNIRYELYPFYNHTAGLPVPEKKKSTSSSTIIAVTVPIAGSMILFLVGLYFLRRRTREKYNNSRGDKVAMEIISAESLQFDLATIDAATNNFSDDNKIGKGGFGSVYKGVLYNGQEIAVKRLSRTSGQGPIEFKNEIVLVSKLQHRNLVRLLGFCLEGGEKILIYEYVPNRSLDYFLFDSERQRQLDWSSRYKIIGGIARGLLYLHEDSRLRIIHRDLKASNVLLDANMNAKISDFGMARIVVVDQTQANTNRIVGTYGYMSPEYAMHGRFSVKSDVFSFGVLLLEIISGKMNNCFFQSEHNKDLLGYVWKKWKDGRPLELLDPIIRGSFVKNEVIRCIHIGLLCVQEDPANRPTMAAIVLMLDSHSVSLQLPQQPAFLLWSRARKNMAPDEVALDSSTNQPVPWSVDEASITQLHPR encoded by the exons atggcttcTTTCAAGTTTTCCTCATGCCTTGTGTGTCTAATATCCATCGTAATGACCTTGTTGAGCCTCACCATTGAAGCAGCTCCTACTTACGCATCTCACCACTGCCAAAATACAACCTTTTTCACTCCCAACAGCAACTACCAAGCCAACCTCGACTTCCTCCTCTCCGCTCTTTCTTCGAACTCCACCCTTCCCGAGGGATTCTATAGAATGAATTCCGGAAAGAACCCTCCCGACGCGATCATCGGCCGGTTTCTCTGCCGTGGTGATCTGACCCCGGACCTCTGTCAAAACTGCATCTCTACTGCAATGGAAGATGTACGGAAACGCTGTCCGTTTGACAAAGTGACCCTTATCTGGTACGATGAGTGCACGCTACAGTACTCCAATGATTCCCTCCTGGACAACATGGTACCATTTGATAATATTGCCAGCAGCAACCAGAGCGTCGTAGAGCAGGGCCGCTTCGACAGTTTGTTGTCCAGCACAATGAAGTCGTTGGCGGCACGAGCGGCCAATTCTCAGTCGGACAAGAAGTTTGCGACAGAGGAAGTTAAATTTACGAGCTCACAGACTCTGTACGCCCTGGCGCAGTGCGCGCCCGAGCTGTCTGTCGAATCGTGCATGACATGCTTGGAAAGTGCCATCGGCTCTATTCCTCAGTGCTGCGCTGGAGTACAGGGCGGAAAGGTTATGCTTCCGAGCTCTAATATCAGATATGAATTGTACCCATTTTACAATCATACTGCTGGACTTCCTGTTCCAG aaaagaaaaagtcaaCGTCATCTTCAACCATCATCGCCGTTACAGTCCCAATAGCTGGCTCTATGATACTTTTCTTAGTAGGCTTGTACTTCCTGCGTAGAAGAACAAGGGAGAAATACAATAATTCACGGGGAGATAAAg TTGCCATGGAAATTATATCTGCAGAGTCCTTGCAATTTGACTTGGCTACAATTGACGCTGCCACAAACAATTTCTCTGACGATAACAAGATTGGTAAAGGTGGTTTTGGTTCGGTTTACAAG GGTGTTCTTTACAACGGACAAGAAATAGCAGTCAAGAGGCTATCCAGAACCTCCGGGCAGGGTCCAATAGAATTTAAGAACGAGATTGTGCTAGTTTCCAAACTTCAACATAGAAATCTAGTAAGGCTCTTGGGATTTTGCTTGGAAGGAGGAGAAAAGATACTCATTTACGAATATGTGCCCAACAGAAGCCTTGATTACTTTTTATTCG ACTCTGAAAGGCAACGGCAATTGGATTGGTCAAGCCGTTACAAAATTATTGGAGGGATTGCCAGAGGGCTTCTTTATCTTCATGAAGATTCTCGGCTTAGAATTATACATCGTGATCTCAAAGCTAGCAATGTTTTATTAGATGCAAATATGAAtgcaaaaatttcagattttggCATGGCAAGGATAGTTGTAGTTGATCAAACTCAAGCAAATACAAATAGAATCGTTGGGACATA TGGTTATATGTCTCCAGAGTACGCGATGCATGGAAGATTCTCGGTGAAATCCGATGTGTTTAGCTTTGGGGTCCTACTTCTTGAGATTATAAGTGGAAAGATGAACAACTGTTTCTTTCAATCAGAACACAATAAGGACCTCTTAGGCTAC GTTTGGAAAAAATGGAAGGATGGAAGACCCTTGGAATTGTTGGATCCAATTATTAGGGGTTCTTTCGTGAAAAATGAAGTAATTAGATGCATTCATATTGGATTATTGTGTGTTCAGGAAGATCCAGCCAACCGACCTACAATGGCAGCAATAGTTCTCATGCTCGACAGTCACTCTGTTAGCCTCCAATTACCTCAGCAGCCAGCATTTCTACTCTGGAGTAGGGCAAGGAAGAACATGGCGCCAGATGAGGTGGCGCTTGATAGTTCTACAAACCAGCCAGTGCCATGGTCTGTTGATGAAGCATCAATCACTCAACTACACCCACGTTAG
- the LOC122277188 gene encoding cysteine-rich receptor-like protein kinase 10 isoform X3 yields the protein MSPEYAMHGRFSVKSDVFSFGVLLLEIISGKMNNCFFQSEHNKDLLGYVWKKWKDGRPLELLDPIIRGSFVKNEVIRCIHIGLLCVQEDPANRPTMAAIVLMLDSHSVSLQLPQQPAFLLWSRARKNMAPDEVALDSSTNQPVPWSVDEASITQLHPR from the exons ATGTCTCCAGAGTACGCGATGCATGGAAGATTCTCGGTGAAATCCGATGTGTTTAGCTTTGGGGTCCTACTTCTTGAGATTATAAGTGGAAAGATGAACAACTGTTTCTTTCAATCAGAACACAATAAGGACCTCTTAGGCTAC GTTTGGAAAAAATGGAAGGATGGAAGACCCTTGGAATTGTTGGATCCAATTATTAGGGGTTCTTTCGTGAAAAATGAAGTAATTAGATGCATTCATATTGGATTATTGTGTGTTCAGGAAGATCCAGCCAACCGACCTACAATGGCAGCAATAGTTCTCATGCTCGACAGTCACTCTGTTAGCCTCCAATTACCTCAGCAGCCAGCATTTCTACTCTGGAGTAGGGCAAGGAAGAACATGGCGCCAGATGAGGTGGCGCTTGATAGTTCTACAAACCAGCCAGTGCCATGGTCTGTTGATGAAGCATCAATCACTCAACTACACCCACGTTAG
- the LOC122277188 gene encoding cysteine-rich receptor-like protein kinase 10 isoform X2 has translation MASFKFSSCLVCLISIVMTLLSLTIEAAPTYASHHCQNTTFFTPNSNYQANLDFLLSALSSNSTLPEGFYRMNSGKNPPDAIIGRFLCRGDLTPDLCQNCISTAMEDVRKRCPFDKVTLIWYDECTLQYSNDSLLDNMVPFDNIASSNQSVVEQGRFDSLLSSTMKSLAARAANSQSDKKFATEEVKFTSSQTLYALAQCAPELSVESCMTCLESAIGSIPQCCAGVQGGKVMLPSSNIRYELYPFYNHTAGLPVPEKKKSTSSSTIIAVTVPIAGSMILFLVGLYFLRRRTREKYNNSRGDKVAMEIISAESLQFDLATIDAATNNFSDDNKIGKGGFGSVYKGVLYNGQEIAVKRLSRTSGQGPIEFKNEIVLVSKLQHRNLVRLLGFCLEGGEKILIYEYVPNRSLDYFLFDSERQRQLDWSSRYKIIGGIARGLLYLHEDSRLRIIHRDLKASNVLLDANMNAKISDFGMARIVVVDQTQANTNRIVGTYGYMSPEYAMHGRFSVKSDVFSFGVLLLEIISGKMNNCFFQSEHNKDLLGYEDPANRPTMAAIVLMLDSHSVSLQLPQQPAFLLWSRARKNMAPDEVALDSSTNQPVPWSVDEASITQLHPR, from the exons atggcttcTTTCAAGTTTTCCTCATGCCTTGTGTGTCTAATATCCATCGTAATGACCTTGTTGAGCCTCACCATTGAAGCAGCTCCTACTTACGCATCTCACCACTGCCAAAATACAACCTTTTTCACTCCCAACAGCAACTACCAAGCCAACCTCGACTTCCTCCTCTCCGCTCTTTCTTCGAACTCCACCCTTCCCGAGGGATTCTATAGAATGAATTCCGGAAAGAACCCTCCCGACGCGATCATCGGCCGGTTTCTCTGCCGTGGTGATCTGACCCCGGACCTCTGTCAAAACTGCATCTCTACTGCAATGGAAGATGTACGGAAACGCTGTCCGTTTGACAAAGTGACCCTTATCTGGTACGATGAGTGCACGCTACAGTACTCCAATGATTCCCTCCTGGACAACATGGTACCATTTGATAATATTGCCAGCAGCAACCAGAGCGTCGTAGAGCAGGGCCGCTTCGACAGTTTGTTGTCCAGCACAATGAAGTCGTTGGCGGCACGAGCGGCCAATTCTCAGTCGGACAAGAAGTTTGCGACAGAGGAAGTTAAATTTACGAGCTCACAGACTCTGTACGCCCTGGCGCAGTGCGCGCCCGAGCTGTCTGTCGAATCGTGCATGACATGCTTGGAAAGTGCCATCGGCTCTATTCCTCAGTGCTGCGCTGGAGTACAGGGCGGAAAGGTTATGCTTCCGAGCTCTAATATCAGATATGAATTGTACCCATTTTACAATCATACTGCTGGACTTCCTGTTCCAG aaaagaaaaagtcaaCGTCATCTTCAACCATCATCGCCGTTACAGTCCCAATAGCTGGCTCTATGATACTTTTCTTAGTAGGCTTGTACTTCCTGCGTAGAAGAACAAGGGAGAAATACAATAATTCACGGGGAGATAAAg TTGCCATGGAAATTATATCTGCAGAGTCCTTGCAATTTGACTTGGCTACAATTGACGCTGCCACAAACAATTTCTCTGACGATAACAAGATTGGTAAAGGTGGTTTTGGTTCGGTTTACAAG GGTGTTCTTTACAACGGACAAGAAATAGCAGTCAAGAGGCTATCCAGAACCTCCGGGCAGGGTCCAATAGAATTTAAGAACGAGATTGTGCTAGTTTCCAAACTTCAACATAGAAATCTAGTAAGGCTCTTGGGATTTTGCTTGGAAGGAGGAGAAAAGATACTCATTTACGAATATGTGCCCAACAGAAGCCTTGATTACTTTTTATTCG ACTCTGAAAGGCAACGGCAATTGGATTGGTCAAGCCGTTACAAAATTATTGGAGGGATTGCCAGAGGGCTTCTTTATCTTCATGAAGATTCTCGGCTTAGAATTATACATCGTGATCTCAAAGCTAGCAATGTTTTATTAGATGCAAATATGAAtgcaaaaatttcagattttggCATGGCAAGGATAGTTGTAGTTGATCAAACTCAAGCAAATACAAATAGAATCGTTGGGACATA TGGTTATATGTCTCCAGAGTACGCGATGCATGGAAGATTCTCGGTGAAATCCGATGTGTTTAGCTTTGGGGTCCTACTTCTTGAGATTATAAGTGGAAAGATGAACAACTGTTTCTTTCAATCAGAACACAATAAGGACCTCTTAGGCTAC GAAGATCCAGCCAACCGACCTACAATGGCAGCAATAGTTCTCATGCTCGACAGTCACTCTGTTAGCCTCCAATTACCTCAGCAGCCAGCATTTCTACTCTGGAGTAGGGCAAGGAAGAACATGGCGCCAGATGAGGTGGCGCTTGATAGTTCTACAAACCAGCCAGTGCCATGGTCTGTTGATGAAGCATCAATCACTCAACTACACCCACGTTAG